The following proteins are co-located in the Lacticaseibacillus paracasei subsp. paracasei genome:
- a CDS encoding replication-associated recombination protein A, translating to MDQSLFQNGNFQPLASRMRPQTLDEFVGQTHLLGKDKVLSNLIEHDEISSMIFWGPPGVGKTTLARIIARRTKAQFVTFSAVTSGIKEIKQVMKEAEQNRELGQKTIVFVDEIHRFNKAQQDAFLPYVERGSIILIGATTENPSFEVNAALLSRTRVFVLHGLTSAELVDLLQRALKDPRGYGLQKVKIGKKLLAQIADFANGDARIALNTLEMAVTNAETKGGVVTVTQADVAQLLTKKALLYDKNGEEHYNLISALHKSMRNSDVDAAIYWLARMLEAGEDPLYVARRLVRFASEDVGMADSRALEITIAVYQACQFIGMPECTVHLTHAVTYLALAPKSNALYTAYEGAKKDATETLAEPVPLQIRNGVTDLMQDLGYGKDYQYAHNTKDKLTTMQTMPDNLIGKTYYHPTTQGSEAKVKERLEQIKAWHAQHPDPDSPKTKKKS from the coding sequence ATGGATCAAAGTCTATTTCAAAATGGTAACTTCCAACCTTTGGCGAGTCGTATGCGGCCACAGACGCTTGATGAGTTTGTCGGCCAAACGCATTTGCTAGGGAAGGATAAGGTGCTCAGCAATCTTATCGAACATGACGAGATTAGTTCCATGATTTTCTGGGGTCCGCCTGGTGTCGGTAAAACAACATTGGCGCGGATCATTGCTCGGCGAACGAAGGCACAGTTTGTGACATTTTCAGCAGTCACCAGCGGGATTAAAGAAATCAAGCAGGTGATGAAAGAGGCTGAACAGAATCGGGAGCTGGGTCAGAAAACCATTGTGTTTGTTGATGAAATTCATCGTTTCAACAAGGCGCAGCAGGATGCCTTTCTGCCATATGTCGAACGCGGGAGCATTATCCTGATTGGTGCGACAACCGAGAATCCTTCGTTTGAAGTCAATGCGGCGCTCTTGTCACGGACGCGGGTTTTCGTGTTGCACGGCTTGACCAGTGCTGAATTGGTTGACCTGTTACAGCGAGCGTTAAAAGATCCGCGCGGTTATGGTCTGCAGAAGGTTAAGATCGGCAAAAAGCTCTTAGCCCAGATTGCTGATTTTGCTAACGGGGATGCTCGAATCGCTTTGAACACCTTGGAGATGGCGGTGACAAACGCCGAAACCAAAGGCGGCGTGGTAACGGTCACCCAAGCAGATGTGGCCCAGTTGTTGACGAAGAAAGCCTTATTGTATGACAAGAATGGTGAGGAGCACTATAATCTAATATCAGCATTACACAAATCAATGCGCAATTCCGATGTTGATGCGGCCATTTATTGGCTGGCTCGCATGCTGGAAGCAGGAGAAGATCCCTTGTATGTCGCTCGGCGGCTAGTTCGATTTGCGAGCGAGGATGTCGGGATGGCCGACTCACGCGCATTGGAAATTACAATTGCTGTTTATCAGGCGTGTCAATTTATTGGGATGCCTGAGTGCACGGTTCATCTCACACATGCAGTCACTTATTTGGCACTTGCACCGAAATCGAATGCACTCTACACAGCGTATGAAGGCGCAAAGAAAGATGCGACCGAAACGCTGGCCGAACCAGTTCCGCTTCAGATTCGAAATGGGGTAACGGATTTGATGCAGGATCTGGGTTATGGTAAGGACTATCAATATGCTCACAACACAAAAGATAAACTAACGACCATGCAAACCATGCCGGATAATCTTATCGGCAAAACGTACTATCATCCCACGACTCAAGGCAGCGAAGCCAAGGTCAAGGAACGGCTAGAGCAGATCAAGGCCTGGCATGCGCAACACCCTGACCCCGATTCGCCGAAAACCAAGAAAAAGTCATGA
- a CDS encoding IS30 family transposase, whose translation MTHSQTNTHKHYQQLSFSDRATIQALQAAGDTATVIAQKLHRSKATISREITRGSVTQLDSKRHSHQVYLAETAQAMHDRKRDRTGHYAFLKTGRAFFKALARELTRKPRVHSVDSFVHFYRDQGKACPSTTTVYRYIDAGLLELDNMTLPKKLRRRIKGYKNAHKRKNKKIYGDSIELRPAAVNDRTGVGHWEGDLVKGIRLADEPALMTLTERYSRTEIIVKIPDYHAGTCLKALQDTIDDYGAKEFESITFDNGSEFAKLSEIVGTQIYFAHPYSPWERGTNENANGLLREFFPKGKSLRAITLVEIQAVQSALNHRPRRILNYLRPCDYYRCMA comes from the coding sequence ATGACCCACTCTCAGACTAACACCCACAAGCATTACCAACAACTCAGTTTTAGCGACCGTGCTACAATTCAGGCCCTTCAGGCTGCTGGTGACACCGCGACCGTGATTGCACAGAAGCTTCATCGCAGTAAAGCGACAATCTCACGAGAAATCACGCGTGGATCTGTAACTCAGCTCGACTCGAAGCGTCACTCGCATCAAGTCTATCTTGCGGAAACTGCCCAAGCCATGCACGACCGTAAACGCGATAGAACCGGTCACTACGCCTTTCTTAAGACCGGCCGTGCGTTCTTCAAGGCTCTCGCCAGGGAGCTTACTCGTAAGCCGCGCGTACACAGCGTTGATAGCTTCGTACACTTCTATCGCGACCAGGGCAAGGCTTGCCCTTCAACGACAACTGTGTATCGCTACATCGACGCCGGGCTGCTTGAGCTAGACAACATGACACTTCCCAAGAAGCTCCGACGCCGCATCAAAGGCTATAAGAACGCCCACAAGCGCAAGAATAAGAAGATATACGGCGACTCAATCGAGTTGCGTCCTGCGGCCGTGAATGACCGCACAGGCGTGGGACATTGGGAAGGCGACTTGGTCAAAGGTATTCGCTTAGCTGATGAGCCAGCATTAATGACGCTCACAGAACGGTACAGCCGGACTGAGATCATCGTCAAGATTCCTGACTATCATGCGGGCACCTGCCTTAAAGCCTTGCAGGACACGATCGACGACTACGGGGCCAAGGAATTTGAGAGTATCACTTTTGACAATGGTTCCGAGTTTGCCAAGTTATCAGAGATTGTTGGAACCCAGATTTACTTCGCACATCCGTACTCGCCTTGGGAGCGTGGCACAAACGAGAACGCCAATGGACTGCTTAGGGAATTCTTCCCGAAAGGGAAGTCTCTCAGAGCAATTACCCTGGTTGAAATTCAAGCAGTCCAATCCGCACTGAACCATCGTCCCAGACGTATTCTGAACTATCTTCGCCCATGCGATTACTACCGATGCATGGCGTAA
- a CDS encoding WxL domain-containing protein — MKKSYLVASLAGLTLIGLSSMPVSMVGATTEVVSDGQVMFKTDVTRTPAKNPLDPGDTKPGKPTNPTNPTGTATNGTTGPLSLDYASSFTFGEAMISADDAKYYAKPQVFSQDDGKTVDRPNFVQVTDKRGTFEGWTLKVKQEKQFSVKDDDTKELTGAQLKFLNGNVTSTIDQQYAPTGQKEITLVPGSAEVAPLAAAKDQGMGTWIYRFGDEQTMAKSIELAVPGTSPKMAKEYVTELTWTLESTPTNTTPSPKS; from the coding sequence ATGAAAAAAAGTTACCTAGTGGCATCACTGGCAGGGTTAACCCTGATTGGTCTCAGCAGCATGCCAGTCTCAATGGTTGGGGCAACGACTGAAGTTGTATCAGACGGTCAGGTGATGTTTAAAACCGATGTCACCCGGACACCAGCAAAGAATCCGCTTGATCCAGGCGACACCAAGCCAGGTAAGCCGACTAATCCGACCAACCCAACTGGCACGGCAACCAATGGTACCACCGGACCACTATCCTTGGACTATGCTTCCAGTTTTACTTTTGGCGAAGCAATGATTAGCGCAGATGATGCTAAGTACTATGCGAAGCCGCAAGTTTTCTCACAGGATGACGGCAAGACCGTGGATCGTCCTAACTTTGTTCAGGTGACCGACAAGCGAGGGACGTTTGAAGGTTGGACATTGAAAGTGAAGCAAGAGAAACAATTTTCAGTTAAAGATGATGACACTAAGGAATTAACCGGTGCTCAGTTGAAGTTCTTGAATGGAAATGTGACATCAACAATTGATCAGCAGTATGCGCCGACTGGTCAAAAGGAAATCACGCTTGTGCCTGGCAGTGCTGAGGTCGCACCGCTTGCGGCTGCTAAAGATCAGGGCATGGGCACTTGGATTTATCGATTCGGGGATGAACAGACGATGGCCAAGTCAATTGAGTTGGCGGTGCCTGGAACTTCGCCGAAGATGGCCAAGGAATATGTCACCGAATTGACCTGGACGTTAGAATCAACGCCAACCAACACAACACCGTCACCAAAAAGTTAA
- a CDS encoding helix-turn-helix domain-containing protein has protein sequence MKIEDQKKLQLLYYLDQHPNRKLKNSELQDKLQISYYLFKRQTKEIAEDIAAFGLSDFFAIEVTNTTVILHEYHNTNASVFLEHYLKQSLQIKILMTLMHEPPAFNLTEFAEEHFGSYAFMYKRYTALRDTLKSWGIVLSNDGKLTGDELAIRLLLTKIMVVVHIDETGFDDNVCSTLHELLQLLKMTEATPSMSQLIETKAYFLISLVRFQQGHVIATSPEIVDLVRNIRERTLETRKRVIAIYQAHFTASDQTIDSECDYFGTFLAIIGIITSEEIVFPDTIKQHGRAFIQGFEANFDVQLTLSEKANIEYVVNKCLIDVLALPFRSEFFDDHIEVSYFFRMYPEFFDYCQQFVQARSVKLDRNQSKFMFYHCLLTLAANVPLNKVLEPLYVCVDFTLGKEYNTIIERDIKYFSTLNVKVTNEVRPETKLIITDLVNAYHDTDISKVIWLPPPRPEDWENVIEELLDLRLADRTVKKA, from the coding sequence TTGAAAATTGAGGATCAAAAGAAACTTCAGTTACTGTATTATCTTGATCAGCATCCGAATCGCAAATTGAAGAACAGCGAGTTGCAAGATAAATTGCAGATTTCATATTATCTGTTTAAACGCCAGACCAAAGAGATTGCTGAAGATATTGCAGCATTCGGCTTGAGTGATTTTTTTGCGATCGAAGTGACGAACACTACCGTTATCTTGCATGAATATCACAATACGAATGCATCGGTTTTTTTGGAACATTATCTGAAGCAGTCACTTCAAATTAAGATCTTGATGACGCTGATGCACGAACCACCAGCATTTAATCTAACCGAATTTGCCGAGGAACACTTTGGTAGCTATGCCTTTATGTACAAACGGTATACGGCTCTGCGGGATACGCTCAAAAGTTGGGGTATTGTGCTGAGTAATGATGGCAAGCTGACTGGTGATGAATTGGCGATTAGACTGCTTTTGACCAAAATCATGGTGGTTGTGCATATTGATGAAACTGGGTTTGATGACAATGTTTGCAGTACGCTGCATGAGCTTTTGCAGTTGCTGAAGATGACAGAAGCAACGCCGTCAATGAGTCAGCTCATCGAGACTAAAGCGTATTTTTTGATCAGTTTGGTTAGATTCCAGCAAGGGCATGTCATTGCCACATCACCGGAAATTGTTGATTTGGTGCGCAATATTCGCGAGCGCACGCTGGAAACCAGAAAACGGGTTATTGCGATTTATCAGGCGCATTTTACCGCAAGCGACCAGACGATTGACAGCGAGTGCGACTATTTTGGGACGTTCCTTGCTATTATTGGCATTATTACGTCGGAGGAGATCGTTTTTCCCGATACAATCAAACAGCACGGCCGGGCTTTCATTCAAGGGTTTGAAGCCAATTTTGATGTACAGTTGACATTGTCTGAGAAGGCCAATATCGAATACGTTGTCAACAAGTGTTTGATTGATGTGCTGGCCTTGCCGTTTAGGAGTGAATTCTTTGATGATCATATTGAAGTCAGTTACTTCTTTAGAATGTATCCCGAATTCTTTGACTATTGTCAGCAATTTGTCCAGGCGCGGTCGGTTAAGTTGGATAGGAATCAGTCGAAGTTTATGTTTTACCATTGTCTGTTGACCTTGGCAGCCAATGTGCCTTTGAACAAGGTGCTGGAGCCACTTTATGTCTGTGTTGATTTCACGCTGGGCAAGGAGTACAACACCATTATTGAACGCGACATCAAGTACTTTTCAACATTGAATGTCAAGGTGACCAACGAAGTCCGGCCAGAAACTAAATTGATTATCACGGATTTGGTCAATGCTTATCATGATACGGACATTTCAAAAGTCATCTGGCTGCCACCGCCGCGACCAGAAGATTGGGAGAATGTCATTGAAGAACTGCTGGATTTGCGGCTAGCCGATCGCACGGTGAAAAAGGCATGA
- a CDS encoding GNAT family N-acetyltransferase translates to MQSFEKYHPIMSVHYTMDWLTTFKIKDIFQLRADRQIAAESGREFDQKITDTARYINRSMRLVMSNNALLYGIKDRANGDFLGSFCIWNFSEKKTVAQVRFETLAERQGEGVMSEVLKRMLGFAFFELGLKRVYVILPATNERAAKLLAANVFTKVGDYHHDRTLPDGTKVPLARFELTADAVADNDAFHF, encoded by the coding sequence ATGCAAAGTTTTGAGAAGTACCATCCAATCATGTCCGTGCATTACACCATGGACTGGTTGACGACATTTAAAATCAAGGATATTTTCCAGTTGCGCGCCGATCGGCAAATTGCCGCAGAATCAGGCCGTGAATTCGATCAAAAAATCACCGACACGGCCCGCTACATCAATCGTTCCATGCGCCTCGTCATGAGTAACAACGCCTTGTTATACGGGATCAAGGATCGTGCCAATGGTGATTTTCTTGGCAGTTTCTGTATTTGGAACTTCAGTGAAAAGAAAACCGTTGCCCAAGTACGCTTCGAAACCTTGGCCGAGCGTCAAGGTGAAGGCGTTATGAGTGAAGTCCTCAAACGGATGCTTGGCTTTGCCTTCTTTGAATTAGGTCTCAAACGGGTTTATGTCATCTTGCCAGCCACCAATGAACGAGCAGCGAAATTGTTAGCTGCCAACGTCTTCACAAAGGTCGGTGATTATCACCATGACCGCACTTTACCGGATGGCACCAAAGTTCCACTGGCGCGCTTTGAATTGACGGCTGATGCTGTTGCCGATAATGACGCCTTTCATTTTTAA
- a CDS encoding WxL domain-containing protein, translated as MKKFVLLAAAAAMGTMAVNATTVLAAQTNGGVYSTNGSIEFKPTEKVTKPVDPLDPTKTATPIDAEDPKKVVQPGTQGPLSIDFASSFNFGKQEITSETKTYFAAAQKYQDAAGTEKVGPNFVQVTDNRGTEAGWKLVVKQNDQLTSVSGKELTGAQIRLKNGHVVTASTAAHPDGTAEMTLVPGAEQTVMNAKTGSGTGTHLLNWGKDADDAARSVELTVPGATTKYAEKYATTFTWTLTDTPDNK; from the coding sequence ATGAAAAAATTTGTTTTATTAGCAGCCGCTGCAGCCATGGGTACCATGGCCGTCAATGCCACGACCGTACTCGCTGCCCAAACTAATGGTGGTGTGTACAGCACGAACGGTTCAATCGAATTTAAGCCAACAGAAAAAGTGACAAAACCAGTCGATCCGCTTGATCCAACTAAAACGGCCACCCCAATTGATGCGGAGGATCCGAAGAAGGTTGTTCAACCAGGGACACAAGGCCCATTGTCGATTGATTTTGCTTCCAGCTTCAATTTTGGCAAGCAAGAAATCACTTCTGAAACCAAGACTTACTTTGCAGCAGCACAAAAATATCAAGATGCTGCAGGTACGGAAAAAGTGGGACCCAACTTTGTTCAGGTCACCGATAATCGCGGCACCGAAGCCGGTTGGAAATTAGTTGTGAAGCAAAATGACCAACTCACGTCCGTTAGCGGGAAAGAATTAACTGGTGCACAAATTCGGCTTAAGAATGGGCATGTGGTCACCGCCTCCACCGCAGCACACCCTGATGGTACAGCCGAGATGACCTTGGTCCCAGGCGCAGAGCAAACGGTGATGAACGCTAAAACTGGGTCAGGTACTGGCACGCACCTATTGAACTGGGGCAAAGATGCCGATGATGCGGCACGCAGCGTTGAATTGACCGTCCCGGGCGCCACGACGAAATACGCTGAAAAGTATGCGACAACATTCACCTGGACTTTAACGGATACACCAGATAACAAGTAA
- a CDS encoding DUF805 domain-containing protein has protein sequence MKRENDFGPAIKDFFFRAGDFKGVSSRPQYWWLFLAQFLLGLAAGVLFGIAIPFSLMDSHSLGSNIMFTLTTLAFSIFGYLGYPQLSLTIRRYRDAKVSPWWYLGIIIISFIGPLLAVSGMSWWLALLFPLIGGIANLVILLLPSREQKVVPFPAQPNTRGTIGVGFGTAVKDFFIRGGDFTGESSRSQYWWSILFSVIIIIPTFLFMLLSIMSIIIGGAAVSGFNSQNVDHLVNSLGTGAIIIGFIIFTIIYAWSMLALPALTVGWRRFKDAGVSPWWLIAFNVVSAFLSALDRNAGNVPLSLIALLLVIVQIVIFALPTKFRDDEA, from the coding sequence ATGAAAAGAGAAAACGATTTTGGGCCGGCTATTAAGGACTTTTTCTTTCGGGCCGGTGACTTTAAGGGTGTTAGTTCACGACCACAGTATTGGTGGCTTTTCCTTGCCCAATTTTTATTAGGGTTGGCTGCTGGTGTTCTGTTCGGCATTGCGATTCCATTTTCTCTCATGGATAGTCATTCGTTAGGCAGCAATATCATGTTCACGCTGACAACGTTGGCATTTTCAATCTTTGGGTATCTTGGCTATCCACAATTGAGCTTAACGATTCGCCGTTATCGTGACGCCAAAGTTAGTCCGTGGTGGTATCTGGGTATTATTATCATTAGTTTTATCGGCCCGTTACTAGCGGTTAGCGGCATGAGTTGGTGGTTGGCATTGCTGTTTCCTTTAATTGGCGGCATTGCTAACTTGGTCATTCTATTGTTGCCGAGTCGAGAACAGAAAGTTGTTCCGTTTCCGGCTCAACCTAACACGCGCGGTACGATTGGTGTTGGTTTTGGTACAGCGGTTAAGGACTTCTTCATCCGCGGTGGTGACTTTACTGGTGAATCCAGTCGCAGCCAATATTGGTGGAGCATTCTGTTTAGCGTGATTATCATTATCCCTACTTTTTTGTTTATGCTCTTGTCAATTATGTCAATTATTATTGGTGGCGCGGCAGTCAGCGGATTTAATAGCCAAAATGTTGACCATCTTGTCAATTCACTTGGTACTGGGGCGATCATCATTGGGTTCATTATTTTTACCATTATTTATGCGTGGTCAATGTTAGCTTTGCCAGCATTGACAGTTGGTTGGCGACGATTCAAAGATGCCGGCGTTAGTCCATGGTGGTTGATTGCGTTCAATGTTGTATCAGCATTTCTATCAGCTCTTGATCGAAATGCGGGTAATGTGCCGTTAAGCCTAATTGCTTTACTTCTTGTCATCGTCCAAATTGTCATTTTTGCTCTGCCAACCAAGTTCCGTGACGATGAGGCATAA
- a CDS encoding WxL domain-containing protein, protein MSGLMLLQPLVSSASTQLAKSLMPSESSTSATDSLVSGAESILDSSKTSQPSTSQQNMTQATASSAKASASVEKPTQAKESSASSSKEAAASASVAVSAAKPEPPTAARSKRSIEDSRLRSGAAPVFDQDHPCPVKTTAELKEAIEKGIPYVRLTADINIGREAIPVKNSITIDGDHKYTYMYNSGESWHRGIYFNASNISITFKNLKIGDRNVAESANNYYGIAPADNHTENSKIIVENVDYYSDRGAQPFHIRKPSNQIVFKGKNTFYTMKKGALVQEFAEATNYLFEEDSDTTIEMADNPLLGTFWASAGSLNLELKKRARLKVVSSNALVYTDLLAHHNNRITIGEDAVLDAYLTDKNDGAFMYHHDDLVVDVQKNGQLLIQTTKATPFTKASSINLGPGAKADLKNLRGDFFHSGDGTIKIDNADELSFGSGDHGTKSPTGLTAGKSANLIFAPFSAETKGYDIYADNQLLETQSDDSDWQLNGKKVERTPTKLDKSAANRIQKSTALRFTRNGSPFKATSPDVKPPDQPKPDEKDKQSGALKLVEVPDFDFGTLLISGETQVVRPQIRGKLLIEDSRKIAKKQSRLSMKVIQPFKNGEIDVIGNMSYISQTGQEQVLSDQSILVEETADVDQRDVSSEWNQTIDSSARGFKLTIPVEKQKLGTFSGKVEWSLQDVPAN, encoded by the coding sequence TTGTCTGGGTTGATGTTGTTACAGCCGCTTGTCTCAAGTGCGAGCACGCAACTTGCTAAATCGCTCATGCCAAGCGAGTCTTCAACCTCAGCGACTGACAGTTTAGTGTCTGGCGCTGAAAGTATCCTTGATTCAAGTAAGACGTCTCAGCCTAGTACCAGTCAGCAGAATATGACACAGGCGACCGCATCAAGTGCCAAAGCATCTGCCAGTGTCGAAAAACCGACGCAAGCCAAAGAATCATCGGCAAGTTCTTCAAAAGAAGCTGCTGCATCTGCTAGTGTCGCAGTATCGGCGGCCAAACCAGAACCGCCAACTGCGGCCAGATCAAAAAGATCAATTGAAGATAGTCGGTTGCGATCTGGTGCAGCGCCAGTGTTTGATCAAGATCATCCATGCCCGGTGAAAACAACCGCCGAGTTAAAAGAAGCGATTGAGAAAGGGATTCCTTATGTGCGATTAACGGCCGACATCAATATTGGCCGCGAAGCGATTCCCGTGAAAAACTCAATCACGATCGATGGTGATCACAAGTACACGTACATGTACAACAGTGGCGAAAGCTGGCATCGCGGCATCTACTTTAACGCCAGTAACATTAGCATCACGTTTAAGAACTTGAAAATCGGTGATCGTAATGTCGCTGAATCAGCCAATAACTACTATGGGATCGCACCAGCCGACAATCACACTGAAAACAGCAAGATCATCGTTGAAAATGTTGATTACTATTCTGATCGCGGAGCTCAACCATTCCATATCCGCAAGCCAAGCAACCAGATCGTTTTCAAAGGTAAGAATACATTTTATACGATGAAAAAAGGCGCGTTAGTTCAGGAATTTGCTGAAGCAACGAATTACCTTTTTGAAGAAGATTCAGATACCACGATTGAAATGGCAGACAATCCGCTGCTCGGAACATTCTGGGCATCAGCCGGATCGCTGAACTTGGAATTGAAAAAGCGCGCTCGTCTGAAAGTTGTGAGCAGTAATGCTCTGGTTTACACCGATCTGCTCGCTCATCACAACAATCGCATCACAATTGGTGAAGATGCCGTTCTGGATGCTTACCTGACGGACAAAAATGACGGTGCTTTCATGTATCATCATGACGATTTAGTGGTAGATGTCCAAAAGAATGGGCAGTTGTTGATCCAAACAACCAAAGCCACGCCATTTACGAAAGCATCAAGCATCAATCTTGGACCCGGCGCCAAGGCGGACTTAAAAAACCTTCGCGGTGATTTCTTCCACTCAGGAGATGGCACGATCAAGATTGACAATGCCGACGAGTTATCGTTCGGGTCTGGTGATCACGGTACTAAAAGTCCCACTGGTTTAACGGCAGGAAAGTCCGCGAATCTGATTTTCGCCCCGTTCAGTGCCGAGACAAAAGGTTATGACATTTATGCCGATAATCAGTTGTTAGAAACCCAATCAGATGATTCCGATTGGCAACTGAATGGCAAGAAAGTTGAACGTACGCCAACCAAGTTAGACAAATCGGCGGCGAATCGCATTCAAAAGAGCACAGCCTTGAGGTTTACCCGCAATGGCTCACCATTTAAAGCAACGTCTCCAGATGTGAAGCCGCCGGATCAACCGAAGCCAGATGAGAAAGACAAACAGTCGGGCGCATTAAAACTGGTGGAAGTGCCTGACTTTGATTTTGGCACCTTGCTCATTAGCGGTGAGACTCAGGTTGTGCGACCGCAGATTCGTGGGAAATTGTTAATTGAGGACAGTCGAAAGATTGCCAAAAAGCAGTCTCGGCTATCGATGAAAGTGATTCAACCATTCAAAAATGGTGAGATCGATGTGATTGGCAACATGAGTTATATCAGTCAAACAGGGCAGGAACAGGTTCTGTCTGACCAGAGCATCTTAGTTGAAGAAACAGCTGATGTTGATCAACGCGATGTCAGCAGTGAGTGGAATCAAACGATTGACAGCAGTGCCCGTGGGTTTAAGTTGACGATTCCAGTTGAGAAACAAAAACTGGGCACTTTCTCGGGAAAAGTAGAATGGTCGCTACAAGATGTGCCGGCTAATTAA
- a CDS encoding DUF916 and DUF3324 domain-containing protein: MKKTIFCIAAFVAMLMTLAAHVFASELNFAAKAQMPDNQVNKGVSYFDIKMDQGAKQALHVDLRNDTEKEVAVDVGIASATTNINGVVEYGQNAIKPAKSLAFNMKDYVKTPAQVKIPAKGRTVLNLDVTMPSKPLHGVMAGGITLKEHQPGDQAAKDAGKGVAINNRFSYVIGLLMQQSTDHVAAHVKLNDVKPSQINYRNVILASMENDAATFVNKVAVDAKITAKGSDKSVYQVAKEGLQMAPDTTFDFPIALEGKALKPGTYVAHLEVYGNQQADGGMTRKTADGKQHYHDHWTLTKQFTITDKVAKNLNQKDVSIKKDNSWQLYALIVVVAVLIMIVALLIVIVFKRKKKEQAS; the protein is encoded by the coding sequence GTGAAAAAAACAATTTTCTGTATAGCAGCGTTTGTTGCCATGTTGATGACCCTTGCAGCCCATGTTTTTGCCTCAGAATTGAACTTTGCGGCCAAGGCCCAGATGCCGGACAATCAGGTCAATAAAGGTGTTAGCTATTTTGACATCAAAATGGATCAGGGTGCTAAGCAGGCCCTGCATGTTGACTTGCGAAATGATACAGAAAAAGAGGTGGCTGTGGATGTTGGCATTGCCAGTGCAACGACGAATATTAACGGCGTGGTTGAATACGGTCAAAATGCCATCAAGCCAGCGAAAAGCCTTGCCTTTAACATGAAGGATTATGTCAAAACGCCAGCTCAGGTCAAGATCCCCGCTAAAGGCAGAACGGTTTTAAATCTTGATGTGACCATGCCAAGCAAACCACTCCATGGCGTGATGGCAGGCGGCATTACCTTGAAGGAACATCAGCCAGGCGATCAAGCTGCAAAAGATGCAGGTAAAGGGGTTGCCATCAACAATCGCTTCTCCTACGTGATTGGCTTATTGATGCAACAAAGCACTGATCACGTAGCGGCTCATGTGAAATTGAATGATGTTAAGCCGAGTCAGATCAATTACCGCAATGTGATCTTGGCATCCATGGAAAACGACGCCGCGACGTTCGTCAACAAAGTGGCAGTTGATGCCAAAATTACGGCTAAAGGTTCGGATAAATCTGTCTATCAAGTGGCTAAAGAAGGCTTGCAAATGGCGCCGGACACGACCTTCGATTTTCCAATTGCGTTAGAAGGCAAGGCGCTTAAGCCAGGTACGTATGTTGCTCATCTTGAGGTGTATGGCAATCAGCAGGCAGATGGCGGGATGACTCGTAAAACAGCTGATGGCAAACAGCATTACCATGATCACTGGACGCTGACAAAGCAATTCACGATTACCGATAAAGTGGCCAAAAATCTGAATCAAAAAGATGTCTCGATTAAAAAGGATAATAGCTGGCAATTGTATGCACTCATTGTTGTTGTCGCTGTACTGATCATGATTGTGGCGCTTCTAATCGTCATTGTTTTCAAACGAAAGAAGAAGGAGCAAGCGTCCTGA